In Meleagris gallopavo isolate NT-WF06-2002-E0010 breed Aviagen turkey brand Nicholas breeding stock chromosome 5, Turkey_5.1, whole genome shotgun sequence, a single window of DNA contains:
- the SIGIRR gene encoding single Ig IL-1-related receptor isoform X2, whose amino-acid sequence MADFCSVPPEILAPAANETLELALGSQVVLNCTVRWAISEHCEPVPTWTKDGQWLGSENRQDSTWFGQNASERLLATVLQVNLTHNADFGVFACWVSNATATFTLRRGEAVGHVSAVLAALLVLALLVLLAGLYIRCRLSVLLWYRNHYGELEMNDGKLYDAYVSHATAPDDRKFVHFIVKPQLENRYGYKLYLDEQNILPNAEPSADLIMNVSRCRRLIVVLSVAYLEQDWCNSSFREGLWRLLELSKKPIFIVFESQYREITHPAISLLKHHRSAVTLLVWRAGSMTPSSDFWKELCLALPRKVAFRGTMGDPQTQLQEDKDPMLILHSSYLDSSQGDPHPDGDLGTGLRGYAFRSPPRISAPGGPTALATGTQEDTQLKDSHRSEIDVSDLGSRNYGARTDFYCLVTEDDI is encoded by the exons ATGGCAG ATTTCTGCAGTGTACCTCCTGAAATCCTTGCCCCAGCTGCCAACGAGACACTGGAGTTGGCCCTGGGAAGCCAGGTTGTGCTGAACTGCACTGTGCGCTGGGCAATTAGTGAGCACTGTGAGCCTGTCCCCACCTGGACCAAGGATGGGCAGTGGCTGGGCAGTGAGAACAGACAAGACAGCACGTG GTTTGGTCAAAATGCCTCGGAGCGTCTCCTTGCCACCGTCCTGCAGGTCAACCTCACGCACAATGCCGACTTCGGGGTGTTTGCCTGCTGGGTCAGCAATGCCACAGCCACCTTCACCCTGCGGAGAGGAG AGGCTGTGGGGCATGTgagtgcagtgctggctgccctGTTGGTCCTGGccctcctggtgctgctggcagggctcTATATCAGATGCCGCCTGAGCGTGCTCCTCTGGTACAGGAACCACTACGGCGAGCTGGAGATGAACG ATGGGAAGCTGTATGATGCTTATGTGTCCCATGCCACTGCTCCAGATGACCGAAAGTTTGTCCACTTCATTGTCAAGCCACAGCTGGAGAACCGCTATGGCTACAAGCTCTACCTGGATGAGCAGAACATCCTGCCTAATGCTG AGCCATCAGCAGACCTCATCATGAATGTGAGCAGATGCCGGCGTCTCATTGTGGTCCTTTCAGTGGCATACCTGGAGCAAGACTGGTGCAACAGCAGCTTTAG GGAAGGGCTCTGGAGGTTGCTAGAGCTTTCCAAGAAACCCATCTTCATCGTCTTTGAGAGCCAGTACCGGGAGATCACACACCCTGCCATCAGCCTGCTGAAGCATCACAGGAGTGCAGTGACCTTGCTGGTTTGGCGAGCAGGCTCCATG ACCCCATCGTCAGACTTCTGGAAGGAGCTGTGCCTGGCCCTGCCACGCAAGGTGGCCTTCcgggggacaatgggggacccacagacccagctgcaggaggacaAGGACCCCATGCTCATTCTGCACAGCAGCTACTTGGACAGCAGCCAGGGGGACCCCCACCCAGATGGAGACTTGGGTACAG GCCTCCGTGGATATGCTTTCAGAAGTCCCCCCCGCATCAGTGCCCCCGGGGGGCCCACAGCTTTGGCCACTGGAACGCAGGAGGACACACAGCTGAAGGACAGCCACAGATCCGAGATTGACGTCTCTGACCTGGGCTCACGCAACTATGGGGCCCGCACAGACTTCTACTGCCTGGTGACAGAGGATGATATCTGA
- the SIGIRR gene encoding single Ig IL-1-related receptor isoform X1, whose translation MPPDFCSVPPEILAPAANETLELALGSQVVLNCTVRWAISEHCEPVPTWTKDGQWLGSENRQDSTWFGQNASERLLATVLQVNLTHNADFGVFACWVSNATATFTLRRGEAVGHVSAVLAALLVLALLVLLAGLYIRCRLSVLLWYRNHYGELEMNDGKLYDAYVSHATAPDDRKFVHFIVKPQLENRYGYKLYLDEQNILPNAEPSADLIMNVSRCRRLIVVLSVAYLEQDWCNSSFREGLWRLLELSKKPIFIVFESQYREITHPAISLLKHHRSAVTLLVWRAGSMTPSSDFWKELCLALPRKVAFRGTMGDPQTQLQEDKDPMLILHSSYLDSSQGDPHPDGDLGTGLRGYAFRSPPRISAPGGPTALATGTQEDTQLKDSHRSEIDVSDLGSRNYGARTDFYCLVTEDDI comes from the exons ATGCCTCCAGATTTCTGCAGTGTACCTCCTGAAATCCTTGCCCCAGCTGCCAACGAGACACTGGAGTTGGCCCTGGGAAGCCAGGTTGTGCTGAACTGCACTGTGCGCTGGGCAATTAGTGAGCACTGTGAGCCTGTCCCCACCTGGACCAAGGATGGGCAGTGGCTGGGCAGTGAGAACAGACAAGACAGCACGTG GTTTGGTCAAAATGCCTCGGAGCGTCTCCTTGCCACCGTCCTGCAGGTCAACCTCACGCACAATGCCGACTTCGGGGTGTTTGCCTGCTGGGTCAGCAATGCCACAGCCACCTTCACCCTGCGGAGAGGAG AGGCTGTGGGGCATGTgagtgcagtgctggctgccctGTTGGTCCTGGccctcctggtgctgctggcagggctcTATATCAGATGCCGCCTGAGCGTGCTCCTCTGGTACAGGAACCACTACGGCGAGCTGGAGATGAACG ATGGGAAGCTGTATGATGCTTATGTGTCCCATGCCACTGCTCCAGATGACCGAAAGTTTGTCCACTTCATTGTCAAGCCACAGCTGGAGAACCGCTATGGCTACAAGCTCTACCTGGATGAGCAGAACATCCTGCCTAATGCTG AGCCATCAGCAGACCTCATCATGAATGTGAGCAGATGCCGGCGTCTCATTGTGGTCCTTTCAGTGGCATACCTGGAGCAAGACTGGTGCAACAGCAGCTTTAG GGAAGGGCTCTGGAGGTTGCTAGAGCTTTCCAAGAAACCCATCTTCATCGTCTTTGAGAGCCAGTACCGGGAGATCACACACCCTGCCATCAGCCTGCTGAAGCATCACAGGAGTGCAGTGACCTTGCTGGTTTGGCGAGCAGGCTCCATG ACCCCATCGTCAGACTTCTGGAAGGAGCTGTGCCTGGCCCTGCCACGCAAGGTGGCCTTCcgggggacaatgggggacccacagacccagctgcaggaggacaAGGACCCCATGCTCATTCTGCACAGCAGCTACTTGGACAGCAGCCAGGGGGACCCCCACCCAGATGGAGACTTGGGTACAG GCCTCCGTGGATATGCTTTCAGAAGTCCCCCCCGCATCAGTGCCCCCGGGGGGCCCACAGCTTTGGCCACTGGAACGCAGGAGGACACACAGCTGAAGGACAGCCACAGATCCGAGATTGACGTCTCTGACCTGGGCTCACGCAACTATGGGGCCCGCACAGACTTCTACTGCCTGGTGACAGAGGATGATATCTGA
- the ANO9 gene encoding anoctamin-9 produces the protein MQEEILLTPWRSFPFEDSDPFALMDEEKWDFVLVSDIHEMGGEKEIKRKKFLDELSKKGFTIKKIEDRKLFYGVRAPKHFFRKYQWLLRNPDSRLQDLNAQQDIPVTTRIRIVNFILHNTVTPDLEKLRDLMKKNVFEAAFPLHEKEEVREFLKEKWARWRDIFCQQPIEKIRCYFGEKVALYFAWLGWYTYLLGFAAAVGLMVFVAGITVFNSSQVSKEICEANDTIMCPLCDQKCPFWLLADTCTYARVTHMIDNEGTVVFAMFMAIWATVFLELWKRQRAQVVTSWKLYGWDEDEEELAMELINNLQHEPRRYRHSYLRSTIVLLLVLLMIVVLIGIAHALVIYRVVATALFTQSDSEFFREQANLVAVMTGAVLHYITIVVMTKINRRVALFLCDLEKPRTFSQRENNFTIKIFIFQFLTNFSSLIYIAFFLGRINGHPGNYVRIAGKWRLEECHPSGCITDLFIQMAIIMMLKQTISNVVEYLVPWLAHKIRKRQKHSKKKHLVLGEEEEVEDPCKKQWLSNYQLNEVNIFSLFDEFLEMVIQYSFTTIFVAAFPLAPLLAFFNNLFEIRLDAIKMMRLRRRMVPRKANDIGIWLQVLEAIGILAVIGNGLVIAITSDFIPVQVYKYTYSPCMKENNTAVDCLTGYINHSLSVFHIKHFEPDTNLAVEILDLVKNGTTVCRYRDYRNDEDYSYTVQFWHVFAARLAFLILFEHVALCVKLIAAWYVPDVPMSVKNHLLDEKHNNLRKELSMMEYSTEV, from the exons ATGCAG GAGGAAATTCTGTTGACTCCCTGGAgaagttttccttttgaagaCTCAGACCCATTTGCCCTCATG GATGAAGAGAAGTGGGATTTCGTCCTTGTGAGTGACATCCATGAAATGGGCGGTGAGAAAGAgatcaaaaggaagaagttcCTGGATGAGCTGAGCAAGAAGGGGTTCACCATCAAG AAAATTGAGGACAGGAAGCTATTTTATGGGGTCCGTGCCCCAAAACACTTCTTCCGGAAATACCAATGGCTCTTGAGGAACCCTGACAGCAGGCTGCAAGACCTCAATGCCCAGCAGGACATACCAGTGACCACCAG GATACGGATCGTGAACTTCATCTTGCATAACACAGTGACACCCGACCTCG AGAAGCTGCGTGAcctgatgaagaaaaatgtctttgagGCAGCATTTCCACTGCACGAG AAAGAAGAGGTAAGGGAATTCCTAAAGGAGAAATGGGCCCGCTGGAGAGATATATTTTGCCAACAGCCAATTGAGAAGATCAG ATGCTATTTTGGTGAAAAGGTGGCCCTCTACTTCGCCTGGCTTGGCTGGTACACCTACTTGCTGGGATTTGCTGCAGCGGTTGGACTGATGGTCTTTGTGGCTGGGATTACCGTTTTCAATTCCAGCCAGGTGAG CAAGGAGATCTGTGAAGCCAATGACACCATCATGTGCCCACTCTGTGACCAGAAGTGCCCATTCTGGCTGCTTGCTGACACCTGCACATATGCCAGG GTCACTCACATGATTGACAACGAAGGGACAGTTGTGTTTGCCATGTTCATGGCAATTTGGG CCACGGTGTTCCTGGAGTTGTGGAAGAGGCAGAGAGCCCAAGTGGTCACCAGCTGGAAGCTGTATGGGTGGGACGAGGATGAG gaGGAGCTGGCTATGGAGCTGATCAACAATTTGCAGCATGAACCTCGGCGGTATCGGCACTCTTACTTGCGCAGCACCATTGTGCTCCTCTTGGTTCTGCTCATG ATTGTTGTACTGATTGGCATCGCCCATGCACTTGTCATTTATCGGGTGGTCGCCACGGCTCTCTTCACCCAGAGTGACTCCGAGTTCTTCCGTGAGCAAGCTAACCTGGTGGCAGTGATGACAGGGGCCGTGCTGCACTACATCACCATTGTCGTCATGACCAAG ATCAACAGACGTGTGGCCCTCTTTCTCTGTGACCTGG AGAAACCACGGACCTTCTCCCAGCGTGAGAACAACTTTACCATAAAGATCTTCATCTTCCAGTTTTTGACGAACTTTTCTTCGCTCATCtacattgctttctttctggGGAG GATCAATGGTCACCCAGGAAACTACGTGCGCATTGCTGGCAAGTGGAGGCTGGAGGAG TGCCACCCCAGCGGCTGCATCACTGACCTCTTCATCCAGATGGCCATTATCATGATGCTCAAGCAAACCATCAGCAATGTGGTGGAGTACCTTGTCCC CTGGCTAGCCCACAAAATACGCAAGAGGCAGAAGCATTCCAAGAAGAAACACCTggtgctgggggaggaggaggaggttgaGGACCCCTGCAAAAAGCAGTGGCTAAGCAACTATCAACTCAACGAGGTCAACATCTTCAGCTTGTTTGATGAATTCTTGGAGATGG TGATCCAGTACAGCTTCACCACCATTTTTGTTGCTGCCTTTCCCCTGGCCCCATTGCTGGCGTTCTTCAACAACCTCTTTGAGATTCGCCTAGATGCCATCAAGATGATGCGGCTGCGCCGGCGCATGGTGCCCAGGAAGGCCAATGACATTG gaatTTGGCTGCAGGTCCTGGAAGCCATCGGCATCCTGGCTGTCATCGGGAATGGATTGGTGATTGCCATCACATCTGACTTCATCCCTGTGCAGGTCTACAAGTACACATACAGCCCctgcatgaaagaaaacaacactgctgTTGA CTGCTTGACTGGTTACATCAACCACAGCCTCTCTGTCTTCCATATCAAGCACTTCGAGCCAGACACAAATCTGGCTGTAGAGATCTTAGATTTGGTCAAGAATGGGACTACAGTGTGCAG GTACCGGGATTACAGGAATGATGAGGACTACAGCTACACCGTCCAGTTCTGGCATGTCTTTGCAGCCCGGCTTGCCTTCCTCATCCTCTTTGAG CATGTGGCTCTCTGCGTCAAACTGATTGCAGCCTGGTATGTCCCTGATGTGCCCATGTCAGTTAAGAATCATCTTCTGGATGAAAAGCACAACAACCTTCGGAAAGAACTGAG cATGATGGAGTACTCCACTGAAGTGTAG